A genomic window from Flintibacter sp. KGMB00164 includes:
- the mgtA gene encoding magnesium-translocating P-type ATPase, which yields MNKKEKRIALRQNVEKAVVRDEQNRRIQDAATNSAQNVLRQMNAALRGLDAETVLEHRNQYGSNKVTREKKKSLAKRLAGAFINPFTAILFCLALVSIMTDMVFPYLSLFGSVPEDFDCLTVVIILTMVILSGTLRFVQESRSGNAAEKLLAMITTTCTVTRKGQEKVEIPMDDLVVGDIVHLSAGDMIPADVRILEAKDLFVSQASLTGESEPVEKTPHVNDRKESVTDYTNIAFMGSNVVSGSATAVAVCVGDHTLFGSMACAVAGEAVETSFTKGVNAVSWVLIRFMLVMVPLVFFINGITKGNWLEAFLFGISIAVGLTPEMLPMIVTTCLAKGAVSMSKKQTIVKNLNSIQNFGAIDILCTDKTGTLTQDKVVLEYHLNVNGEDDTRVLRHAYLNSYFQTGYKNLMDLAIIHKTEEAEAEDPRLLDLSEHYVKVDEIPFDFTRRRLTTVVQDQAGKTQMVTKGAVEEMLSICAFAECDGSVQPLTDEVRGRILQTVEGLNEKGFRVLAIAQKSNPSPVGAFGVKDEQDMVLMGYLAFLDPPKESTADAIRALKDHGVTTKILTGDNEKVTRTICKQVGLKVRNMLLGSDLEHMSDAELAKAAETTDVFAKLTPDQKVRVVSVLRESGHTVGFMGDGINDAAAMKAADIGISVDTAVDVAKESADIILLEKDLMVLEQGIIEGRKTYANMIKYIKMTASSNFGNMFSVLAASALLPFLPMMSVHLIFLNLIYDLSCTAIPWDNVDEEFIAKPRKWDASSVGSFMLWIGPTSSIFDFATYIFMYFVFCPMFVSGGVLYNDLANHFSGAELVQMQMAYMGLFQAGWFVESMWSQTLVIHMIRTPKLPFIQSRASAPLTLLTLTGITVLTIIPFTPLGAMLGFVALPAAYFAYLIPCILLYMVLATSLKKAYVRHYGELL from the coding sequence ATGAACAAGAAAGAAAAGCGCATTGCCCTTCGCCAGAACGTTGAGAAGGCAGTGGTCCGTGACGAGCAGAACCGCCGCATCCAGGATGCGGCCACCAACTCCGCACAGAATGTTTTGCGTCAGATGAATGCCGCTCTGCGTGGTCTGGACGCAGAGACCGTGTTGGAACACCGCAATCAATACGGCAGCAACAAAGTGACCCGGGAAAAAAAGAAATCCCTGGCCAAGCGGCTGGCCGGCGCCTTTATCAATCCCTTTACAGCGATTTTGTTCTGCCTGGCTCTGGTATCCATCATGACGGACATGGTATTTCCTTATCTGTCTTTGTTTGGAAGCGTGCCGGAGGATTTTGACTGCCTGACGGTGGTGATTATCCTGACCATGGTCATCCTCTCCGGGACCCTGCGCTTTGTCCAGGAGTCCCGGAGCGGCAATGCGGCAGAAAAGCTGTTGGCCATGATCACCACCACCTGTACCGTCACCCGCAAGGGACAGGAGAAAGTGGAGATCCCCATGGACGATCTGGTGGTGGGGGACATTGTCCACCTGTCCGCAGGGGATATGATTCCCGCCGATGTTCGCATTCTGGAGGCAAAGGACCTGTTTGTTAGCCAGGCCAGTCTCACCGGGGAGAGTGAGCCGGTGGAAAAAACGCCCCATGTCAACGACCGGAAGGAGAGCGTCACCGACTACACCAACATTGCCTTTATGGGCAGCAATGTGGTCTCCGGCAGCGCAACGGCGGTGGCAGTGTGTGTGGGCGACCATACGCTGTTTGGCTCCATGGCCTGCGCGGTAGCAGGGGAGGCGGTGGAGACCAGCTTTACCAAGGGCGTCAATGCGGTTTCCTGGGTGCTCATCCGCTTCATGCTGGTCATGGTCCCGCTGGTGTTTTTCATCAACGGCATCACCAAGGGCAACTGGCTTGAGGCTTTCCTGTTCGGAATCTCCATTGCCGTAGGCCTGACCCCGGAGATGCTCCCCATGATCGTGACAACCTGCCTTGCCAAGGGCGCGGTGTCCATGAGCAAAAAGCAGACCATCGTCAAGAACCTCAATTCTATCCAGAATTTCGGCGCCATCGACATTCTCTGTACCGATAAGACCGGCACCCTGACCCAGGATAAGGTAGTGTTGGAGTACCACCTCAATGTGAACGGGGAGGACGACACCCGGGTGCTGCGCCACGCCTATCTCAACAGCTATTTCCAGACCGGCTATAAGAATCTGATGGACCTGGCCATCATCCACAAGACGGAGGAAGCGGAGGCGGAAGATCCCCGCCTGCTGGACCTTTCAGAGCACTATGTAAAGGTAGATGAAATTCCCTTTGACTTCACTCGCCGCCGCCTGACCACGGTGGTGCAGGATCAGGCCGGAAAGACCCAGATGGTGACCAAAGGGGCGGTGGAGGAGATGCTCTCCATCTGCGCCTTTGCAGAGTGTGACGGCAGCGTGCAGCCGCTGACCGACGAGGTGCGTGGCCGGATCCTTCAGACTGTGGAAGGTCTCAACGAGAAGGGCTTCCGTGTTCTGGCCATTGCCCAGAAGAGCAACCCTTCTCCAGTGGGAGCTTTCGGAGTGAAGGATGAGCAGGACATGGTGCTGATGGGCTACCTGGCCTTCCTCGATCCGCCCAAGGAGTCTACCGCCGACGCCATCAGAGCCTTGAAGGACCACGGCGTGACGACCAAGATCCTCACCGGGGACAACGAGAAGGTGACCCGAACCATCTGCAAGCAGGTGGGACTGAAGGTGCGCAACATGCTGCTGGGGTCCGATCTGGAACATATGAGTGACGCTGAGCTGGCAAAAGCTGCAGAAACCACCGACGTCTTTGCCAAGCTGACCCCGGACCAGAAGGTGCGGGTGGTCTCAGTCCTCCGGGAGAGCGGACACACGGTGGGATTCATGGGCGACGGCATCAACGATGCCGCGGCGATGAAGGCGGCGGATATCGGTATTTCGGTGGATACCGCCGTGGATGTGGCTAAGGAGTCGGCAGATATTATCCTGCTGGAGAAGGACCTGATGGTTTTGGAGCAGGGGATCATCGAGGGGCGCAAGACCTATGCCAATATGATCAAGTATATCAAGATGACCGCCTCCTCCAACTTCGGCAACATGTTCTCGGTGCTGGCGGCCTCGGCGCTGCTGCCTTTCCTGCCCATGATGAGCGTACATCTGATTTTCCTCAATCTGATCTACGACCTGTCCTGCACGGCCATTCCCTGGGACAATGTAGACGAGGAATTTATTGCAAAGCCCCGGAAGTGGGATGCCTCCAGTGTGGGCAGCTTTATGTTGTGGATCGGCCCCACCAGCTCCATCTTCGACTTTGCCACGTATATCTTCATGTACTTTGTGTTCTGCCCGATGTTTGTATCCGGCGGTGTGCTGTATAACGATCTGGCCAACCACTTCAGCGGAGCTGAGCTGGTGCAGATGCAGATGGCATATATGGGACTGTTCCAGGCGGGATGGTTCGTGGAATCCATGTGGAGCCAGACGCTGGTCATTCACATGATTCGGACCCCCAAACTGCCCTTTATCCAGAGCCGAGCCTCCGCGCCGCTGACTCTTTTGACCTTGACTGGAATCACGGTGTTGACCATCATTCCCTTTACTCCTCTTGGTGCTATGTTGGGGTTTGTGGCTCTGCCTGCGGCCTACTTTGCCTATCTAATTCCCTGCATCCTGCTCTATATGGTTCTGGCCACCAGCCTGAAAAAGGCCTACGTGCGGCATTACGGCGAACTACTTTAA
- a CDS encoding RtcB family protein → MIEIKGKYNQAKIFTDVVDSASIAQVQELCNQEFTAGSRIRLMPDIHAGAGCTIGTTMTIADKVVPNLVGVDIGCGMETTRIREKRLELQKLDKLIYERIPSGFSIRDKAHRYLNEIDLSQLYCARHVDLPRAEKSIGTLGGGNHFIEVDRDDEGNLYIVVHSGSRHLGVEVASYYQQAGYKVLNRTDDASIAALIAQMRADGREKDIQKELKKLKNLKQTNIPKALAYVSGELFEQYIHDMKLVQHFAMLNRQAMMDEIIKGMKLHVEEQFTTIHNYIDTQNMILRKGAVSAQAGEQLLIPINMRDGSLLCVGKGNEDWNCSAPHGAGRLMSRADAKQSFTVSEFKKQMADIYTTSVSRATLDECPMAYKGMQDILDNIGPTAEVKKIIRPIYNFKAGDED, encoded by the coding sequence ATGATCGAAATTAAAGGAAAATACAACCAGGCCAAAATCTTTACTGACGTGGTGGACAGCGCCTCCATTGCCCAGGTTCAGGAGCTGTGTAACCAGGAATTTACCGCAGGCAGCCGAATCCGTCTGATGCCTGACATTCATGCCGGTGCGGGCTGCACCATTGGCACTACCATGACCATCGCCGATAAGGTAGTGCCCAATCTGGTCGGCGTGGATATCGGCTGCGGGATGGAGACTACTCGTATCCGGGAAAAGCGGCTGGAGCTGCAAAAGCTGGACAAACTTATTTATGAGCGGATCCCCTCCGGCTTCTCCATCCGAGACAAAGCTCACCGGTATCTCAACGAGATCGACCTGAGCCAGCTGTACTGCGCCCGCCATGTGGATCTGCCGCGGGCAGAAAAAAGCATCGGCACCTTGGGCGGCGGAAACCACTTTATCGAAGTGGACAGAGATGACGAGGGTAATCTCTATATTGTCGTCCATTCCGGCAGCCGTCACTTGGGTGTGGAGGTCGCCAGCTACTATCAACAGGCAGGCTACAAGGTCCTTAACCGCACCGATGACGCCTCCATTGCGGCATTGATTGCCCAAATGCGGGCCGATGGTCGTGAAAAAGACATTCAGAAAGAGCTGAAGAAGCTAAAAAATCTCAAGCAGACTAACATTCCCAAGGCTCTGGCCTATGTGTCCGGGGAGCTGTTTGAGCAGTATATCCACGATATGAAACTTGTTCAGCACTTTGCCATGCTCAACCGGCAGGCCATGATGGATGAGATCATAAAGGGCATGAAGCTCCACGTGGAGGAGCAGTTTACCACCATCCACAACTATATTGATACCCAAAACATGATCCTGCGGAAGGGAGCCGTATCTGCCCAGGCAGGAGAACAGCTGCTCATCCCCATCAACATGCGGGACGGAAGTCTTCTGTGCGTAGGTAAGGGCAACGAGGACTGGAACTGCTCCGCGCCTCACGGCGCCGGACGGCTGATGAGCCGTGCAGACGCCAAACAGTCCTTTACCGTCTCTGAATTCAAAAAGCAGATGGCGGACATCTACACCACCTCAGTGAGCCGCGCCACTCTGGACGAGTGTCCCATGGCCTACAAGGGGATGCAGGACATTCTGGACAACATCGGTCCCACTGCAGAAGTGAAAAAGATCATTCGCCCGATCTATAATTTCAAAGCTGGGGACGAGGACTAA
- a CDS encoding FUSC family protein, with the protein MTTKFYDALQMDPAVLKRKIAACDTRQEKNYYWIAMAVRSVLIVAFAIVFISLLSGVFGSDNTPLAVALFCMMLGIRFVNFEYCIGDSLVTLAAVLAILVLVPSAAMVLPPLFLIPLHFTAFFAMLYMTTQRPEMGNGGLYSFAYVYLTGNPVLGEALVRRALMALVGYLICGAILFAKHRHHHKTTRFHHVMRKFDLSTPVHLWQLRMALGVSLVLTAGQVFGVERFMWMGFACASLLSEYPYSGNAVVRFRQRIVGAVAGCCAFFVLHLVTPEALHPLMGPLGGLCLGFCTDYRYKTAMNCFGALMLGTGIYGLQGAVILRIADTFLGVTFGLVFAALFHQLAAVRLLPDPEAE; encoded by the coding sequence GTGACCACGAAGTTCTATGATGCACTGCAAATGGATCCTGCTGTGCTGAAGCGGAAGATCGCCGCTTGTGACACAAGGCAGGAAAAAAACTATTACTGGATCGCCATGGCCGTGCGCTCGGTACTGATCGTAGCCTTTGCCATCGTCTTTATCAGCCTGCTGTCTGGTGTGTTTGGCTCGGACAACACGCCTCTGGCTGTGGCCTTATTCTGCATGATGCTGGGGATCCGTTTTGTCAATTTCGAATACTGCATCGGCGACTCTCTTGTCACTTTGGCGGCCGTTCTGGCCATTCTGGTTCTGGTTCCCAGCGCCGCCATGGTGCTTCCGCCGCTTTTCCTGATCCCGCTGCACTTTACAGCCTTTTTTGCCATGCTCTACATGACTACCCAACGGCCCGAAATGGGAAACGGCGGCTTATATAGCTTTGCCTACGTCTATCTGACCGGCAATCCCGTACTGGGAGAGGCCCTGGTTCGCCGCGCTCTCATGGCACTGGTGGGCTACCTGATCTGCGGAGCGATCCTGTTTGCCAAGCACCGGCATCATCATAAAACCACCCGTTTCCACCACGTCATGCGTAAATTTGATTTGTCCACACCGGTTCACCTGTGGCAGCTGCGCATGGCCCTTGGCGTGAGTCTGGTTCTGACTGCCGGGCAGGTATTCGGCGTGGAACGGTTTATGTGGATGGGATTTGCCTGCGCGTCGCTGCTGTCGGAATATCCCTACTCCGGCAATGCAGTTGTCCGCTTCCGGCAGCGGATTGTAGGAGCCGTCGCAGGCTGCTGCGCGTTTTTTGTCCTTCATTTGGTAACACCGGAAGCCCTTCATCCACTGATGGGTCCGTTGGGAGGGCTGTGTCTGGGTTTCTGCACCGATTACCGGTATAAAACCGCCATGAACTGCTTCGGCGCACTGATGCTGGGAACCGGGATCTACGGACTGCAGGGCGCAGTCATTCTGCGTATTGCAGACACGTTCCTGGGCGTGACATTTGGCCTGGTATTTGCTGCACTCTTCCATCAGCTGGCAGCTGTCCGGCTTCTGCCTGATCCGGAAGCGGAGTAA
- a CDS encoding helix-turn-helix domain-containing protein has product MEWTDMMHFQQQLQKVMRSLLPLRKSLLTASECELLAHLYLQPEQNTPVLLSQNSGMKKEAVSRCLKSLYEKECIRKQRQETDERSYRLFITETGLAELKEGYESILQPFYDLWRSSSEDFEAFMYYADKLAAHIEKGQDRSRDHEVL; this is encoded by the coding sequence GTGGAATGGACCGATATGATGCACTTCCAGCAACAGCTTCAAAAGGTTATGCGCTCCTTGCTCCCTTTGCGGAAGTCTCTGCTGACTGCCAGCGAGTGTGAGCTCTTGGCCCACCTGTATTTGCAGCCGGAACAAAATACTCCTGTTCTGCTCAGCCAGAACAGCGGTATGAAAAAAGAAGCGGTGAGCCGCTGTCTGAAATCCCTCTACGAAAAAGAGTGTATCCGGAAACAGCGCCAGGAAACAGACGAGCGCAGCTATCGGCTCTTTATTACGGAAACAGGCCTTGCCGAATTAAAAGAGGGATACGAAAGTATTTTGCAGCCATTTTACGATCTGTGGCGCAGCTCCAGCGAAGATTTTGAAGCATTTATGTATTACGCGGACAAACTTGCCGCACACATTGAGAAAGGACAGGATAGATCCCGTGACCACGAAGTTCTATGA
- a CDS encoding TetR/AcrR family transcriptional regulator: MNTVVTSKEDILKTSRELIQREGWSAVNIRSVAAACGVSVGSIYNYFDSKSALVGATVESVWCEIFHRPKDGAVFQDTQACITWLYERMEYGCKQYPGFFTLHSLGFMGEDKSDGRRKMQQTWQHILEGLHSVLQQDTKVRPDAFTEQFTAEKFADLLFSLMLSALLRQDYDPTAVLEIVRRTLY, from the coding sequence ATGAATACCGTTGTCACATCAAAAGAGGATATCTTAAAAACCAGCCGGGAACTGATCCAGCGAGAGGGCTGGTCGGCCGTCAATATTCGTTCAGTGGCGGCGGCCTGCGGAGTATCGGTTGGTTCCATTTACAACTACTTTGACTCCAAGTCTGCCCTGGTTGGCGCCACCGTGGAAAGCGTCTGGTGTGAGATCTTCCACCGCCCGAAGGATGGAGCTGTGTTTCAGGACACCCAGGCCTGCATTACCTGGCTGTACGAACGAATGGAATATGGCTGCAAACAATATCCCGGATTCTTTACCCTCCACTCCCTGGGCTTTATGGGGGAAGACAAATCGGACGGGAGACGGAAGATGCAGCAGACCTGGCAGCACATTTTGGAGGGATTGCACTCCGTTTTACAGCAGGACACCAAAGTGCGGCCAGATGCCTTCACAGAACAATTTACGGCGGAAAAATTTGCAGATCTTCTGTTTTCCCTAATGCTGTCAGCTTTACTGCGGCAGGATTATGATCCAACCGCTGTACTGGAGATTGTCCGCAGGACTCTCTATTAA
- a CDS encoding DUF2200 domain-containing protein, whose translation MPRTDVTQMPFAKLYPLLVNKAGKKGRSREEVDQVTAWLTGYTAEEIAHLEQSDTSYGDFFRKAPALNPNRTKITGKICGIRVEEIEDPLMREIRYLDKLVDELAKGKSMEQILRT comes from the coding sequence ATGCCCCGTACTGATGTAACACAGATGCCTTTTGCAAAACTATACCCGTTGCTGGTAAACAAGGCCGGAAAAAAGGGCCGCAGCAGGGAAGAGGTGGATCAGGTGACCGCTTGGCTCACCGGGTATACCGCGGAGGAGATTGCCCATCTGGAGCAGTCTGATACCAGCTACGGCGACTTCTTTCGGAAGGCTCCTGCCTTGAATCCAAACCGGACTAAAATTACAGGTAAGATATGTGGGATCCGGGTAGAGGAGATCGAAGACCCGCTGATGCGGGAGATTCGGTATCTGGATAAACTGGTGGATGAGCTGGCCAAGGGAAAATCCATGGAACAGATTTTGAGAACATAA
- a CDS encoding helix-turn-helix domain-containing protein, translated as MSLGSSLYHARKKSGLSQENVAEKLGVSRQTISKWETNETLPDIRQSKGLAMLYHMTLDELIEYDFDEQQAQQMIDSISDEAQARIDWNKVWSKKYPVLATYHKTVRINDYAPALREMLTQLRVDYGYNNTDALLVLKDILARVWKGQM; from the coding sequence ATGAGTTTAGGGAGCAGCTTATATCACGCCCGGAAGAAAAGCGGATTATCCCAGGAAAACGTAGCGGAAAAGCTGGGAGTCAGCCGCCAGACCATCTCCAAATGGGAGACCAACGAGACTCTGCCCGACATCCGGCAGTCCAAGGGACTGGCCATGCTCTACCACATGACCCTGGATGAGCTTATTGAGTACGATTTTGACGAGCAGCAGGCCCAGCAAATGATTGACAGCATCAGTGACGAGGCCCAGGCCCGGATCGACTGGAACAAGGTATGGAGCAAGAAGTACCCGGTGCTGGCTACCTACCATAAAACGGTGCGTATCAACGACTATGCTCCGGCCCTGCGCGAGATGCTCACCCAGCTGCGTGTGGACTACGGCTATAACAACACCGACGCTCTGCTCGTGCTCAAAGATATTTTGGCCCGGGTATGGAAGGGACAAATGTAA
- a CDS encoding pyridoxamine 5'-phosphate oxidase family protein, with amino-acid sequence MTKEEYQAAARYWEEKDADSVKLEPGKLRSMVEEYIQSSNTCALATGTGDYVRCTPIEYSWHDGCFWMFSEGGKKFIGLEKNPHVCLAIYDRYEGFGSLHGMQVMGLAELVEPFSEAYNDHAARKKISLEFLRKLPSPMHLISVRPTRIDCLFSDFKKLGCAPRQTLLLEETL; translated from the coding sequence GTGACAAAGGAAGAGTACCAAGCGGCTGCCCGTTACTGGGAGGAAAAGGACGCAGACAGCGTCAAACTGGAGCCCGGGAAGCTGCGCTCCATGGTGGAAGAGTATATCCAGTCCAGCAACACCTGCGCTCTGGCCACCGGGACAGGGGACTATGTGCGCTGTACCCCCATTGAGTACAGCTGGCACGACGGCTGCTTCTGGATGTTCAGTGAGGGGGGCAAGAAATTCATTGGCCTTGAAAAGAATCCCCATGTGTGTCTGGCCATCTATGACCGGTACGAGGGTTTTGGCTCACTCCATGGGATGCAGGTCATGGGTTTGGCGGAGTTGGTAGAGCCGTTCAGTGAGGCTTACAACGACCACGCCGCACGCAAAAAGATTTCTTTGGAGTTTCTGCGTAAACTGCCGTCTCCCATGCACTTAATTTCTGTTCGGCCTACTCGCATCGACTGCCTGTTCTCTGACTTCAAAAAGCTGGGATGCGCTCCGCGGCAGACGTTGTTGCTGGAGGAGACATTGTGA
- a CDS encoding arsenate reductase ArsC: protein MAQALGKKLAGDVFDSFSAGTEPGSRINPDAVRLMKQVHGIDMERTQHNKLLSDLPPVDIVVTMGCNVQCPTFPCSHREDWGLDDPSGKEDKEFLAVMTQIEEKVLDLKRRIQSGKLGPF, encoded by the coding sequence ATGGCCCAGGCGCTAGGCAAAAAACTGGCCGGCGATGTGTTTGATAGCTTCTCTGCCGGCACTGAACCCGGCTCCCGGATCAACCCCGATGCGGTACGTCTGATGAAACAGGTACACGGCATCGATATGGAACGGACCCAGCACAATAAACTGCTCTCCGACCTCCCGCCGGTAGATATCGTCGTCACCATGGGCTGCAATGTCCAGTGTCCCACGTTCCCCTGTTCCCATCGGGAGGATTGGGGCCTGGATGATCCCAGCGGCAAGGAAGATAAAGAATTTCTCGCTGTCATGACCCAAATCGAGGAAAAGGTGCTTGACCTGAAGCGCCGCATCCAGAGCGGCAAGCTGGGACCATTCTAA
- a CDS encoding alpha/beta hydrolase, producing the protein MKTQHIQIGMIPAILYGEPAQRGYLFLHGQMGHKEEAAAFALIACPKGYQVLSIDLPGHGERQNRDEVFTPWTAVPDIQAALYWSKQHWKTVSLRTNSIGAYFAMLASDTPRRALLVSPIVDMERLILTMMGWAGVSEEQLKEQGEIATSFGQTLSWTYLCWVREHPVHHWDCPICILYGSGDNMTPRHTVEEYTHQHNAKLTVLEGGEHWFHTPEQHAALQKWEETEV; encoded by the coding sequence ATGAAAACCCAACACATTCAAATTGGTATGATTCCCGCGATTTTATATGGGGAACCTGCGCAGCGAGGATATCTATTTCTCCACGGACAAATGGGGCATAAAGAAGAAGCTGCAGCCTTTGCTCTGATAGCCTGTCCCAAGGGGTACCAGGTACTGTCCATTGATTTGCCTGGTCATGGAGAACGTCAGAATCGAGATGAGGTATTTACCCCATGGACAGCAGTACCAGACATTCAAGCTGCGCTGTATTGGTCAAAGCAGCACTGGAAAACGGTCTCTCTCCGTACCAACAGCATCGGAGCTTATTTTGCTATGCTGGCCTCGGACACACCCCGTCGCGCTCTACTTGTCTCCCCTATTGTGGACATGGAACGCTTGATTTTGACTATGATGGGCTGGGCCGGAGTGTCGGAGGAACAACTAAAGGAGCAGGGTGAAATCGCCACCTCTTTTGGCCAAACCCTATCCTGGACGTATCTATGCTGGGTACGGGAGCATCCAGTCCACCATTGGGACTGCCCTATCTGCATTCTCTACGGAAGTGGGGACAATATGACTCCCCGTCATACTGTGGAAGAGTATACTCATCAACACAATGCTAAGCTCACTGTGTTGGAAGGTGGAGAACACTGGTTTCATACACCGGAACAACATGCTGCGCTGCAAAAATGGGAGGAGACGGAGGTTTGA
- a CDS encoding metallophosphoesterase family protein — MKLAILSDTHGLLRPEVLEYLKNVDAILHGGDINKPGIVDELRQHAPLYIVRGNNDKEWAEAIPHDLTVILDGVTFYMVHNKKEVPADLSGVDAVVFGHSHKYLQEEKDGILWLNPGSCGPRRFHQEITMMMAEIADGHIQVTKITIPHEVK; from the coding sequence ATGAAACTTGCCATTCTCTCCGACACCCACGGCCTGCTTCGGCCCGAGGTGCTGGAATATCTGAAAAACGTCGACGCCATTCTCCACGGCGGCGACATCAATAAACCCGGCATCGTGGACGAGCTGCGGCAGCACGCTCCCCTCTACATCGTTCGGGGCAATAACGACAAAGAGTGGGCGGAAGCCATCCCCCACGATCTCACAGTTATCTTGGATGGCGTGACCTTTTACATGGTCCACAACAAAAAAGAGGTCCCAGCGGACCTTTCCGGCGTGGATGCAGTGGTATTTGGCCACTCCCACAAGTATCTGCAGGAAGAAAAAGACGGCATTTTGTGGCTGAACCCAGGCTCCTGCGGTCCCAGGCGGTTTCATCAGGAGATCACCATGATGATGGCGGAGATTGCAGACGGGCACATTCAGGTAACAAAGATCACCATCCCCCACGAGGTGAAGTAA
- a CDS encoding Vat family streptogramin A O-acetyltransferase, whose protein sequence is MFGPNPNAVHPNENIPSVCYIKNVITRPNIQVGDYTYYDDAATGGEDFESHVTHHYEFIGDKLIIGKFCAIGKGVEFVMNGANHRMASVTTYPFNIFAHGWEKCTPTLDELPFKGDTVVGNDVWMGQNVTVLPGVHIGNGAIIGANSVVSSNIPPYTIAAGNPCRVIRPRFNQELTAYLLELRWWDWEPEKIFRNLETLCSGDLEQIRKINP, encoded by the coding sequence ATGTTTGGACCCAACCCCAACGCTGTCCACCCAAACGAGAACATTCCCAGCGTCTGCTACATTAAGAATGTCATTACCCGTCCCAACATTCAGGTGGGCGATTATACCTACTACGACGATGCGGCCACCGGGGGCGAGGACTTTGAATCCCATGTAACTCACCACTATGAGTTTATCGGGGACAAGCTGATCATTGGGAAGTTCTGCGCCATCGGCAAGGGCGTTGAGTTTGTCATGAACGGCGCAAACCACCGCATGGCCTCGGTTACCACCTACCCCTTCAATATCTTTGCCCATGGCTGGGAGAAATGCACACCCACATTGGACGAGCTGCCCTTTAAGGGCGATACTGTCGTGGGCAACGATGTGTGGATGGGGCAAAATGTCACCGTCCTGCCCGGTGTCCACATTGGCAACGGTGCGATTATCGGGGCCAACTCCGTGGTATCCAGCAATATTCCGCCTTACACCATCGCAGCGGGAAATCCCTGCCGTGTGATCCGTCCCCGTTTCAACCAGGAACTGACGGCCTACTTACTGGAACTCCGGTGGTGGGACTGGGAGCCGGAGAAAATCTTCCGCAATCTGGAAACCTTATGCAGCGGTGATCTGGAACAGATTCGCAAAATCAACCCATGA
- a CDS encoding flavodoxin family protein has product MKTAVCYYSRHHGNTRKVLDAMADEGNLDLIDVTTRQTVRLEEYDCIGFASGIYGFDVQKAVVEFARQYLPQGKSVFFVYTYGGAKGSGAKSMVEIAREKNCPVLGEFSCKGYDTFGPFKLIGGIAKGHPDTQDLENARKFYRKIQAQNPQG; this is encoded by the coding sequence ATGAAAACCGCTGTCTGTTACTACTCCCGCCACCATGGGAATACCCGAAAGGTCTTGGATGCCATGGCTGATGAAGGAAATCTCGACCTCATTGATGTGACAACCCGACAGACGGTCCGGCTGGAAGAGTATGACTGCATCGGCTTTGCCTCCGGCATCTACGGCTTTGACGTTCAAAAGGCCGTCGTGGAGTTTGCCCGGCAGTATCTGCCCCAGGGCAAATCGGTGTTCTTCGTCTATACCTACGGTGGAGCCAAGGGCAGCGGTGCGAAATCCATGGTTGAGATCGCCAGAGAGAAAAACTGCCCGGTGCTGGGCGAGTTTTCCTGCAAGGGCTACGATACCTTCGGTCCCTTCAAGCTGATTGGCGGCATTGCCAAGGGACATCCGGATACGCAGGACCTGGAAAACGCCCGCAAATTTTACCGGAAAATCCAAGCACAGAATCCACAGGGATAA